ATGTTCAGCAGATTGTGTGCTGCAGGAGTCCCTCGTAAGTGTCAGACACACAggatgtatatacatatatactgcTTTACTGTCAGTGTAATAATTATGGTGTCAGTTTACTGAGCTGTTAGAAATAAAGGACATCGGAGGTATTTTGACCATCAATTTTGAAGAGATgtttttgataaaacaaaatgttcaacACATTCCCTAAATACAAGAGCTCAAAAAAAGGTTTTAGTTTGAATTTATGAATGTTCAAGTATGTATTTGTGATGTTCCTTCTAGATTTTACATTATCCAATGTTTTCAAAGATTTAagagtacatactgtatataaaatgtttattgattGATACTGGATTTTTAATGGCTGATGCAGATATCTCAGGCTGACACAAATGAACCATTATTTTATGCAATATTTACTCATAGCAAAAAATTATTGGTTTGATCCATTGACAAGGATGTGTCAGTTGGAACTCACACAAGCCCAGCACCTTAATgctaaaaatcttaaaaaggcCAAATTTTAGAAGATTAATCATCCTGGAAGATTGATATTGACTCCGGAAAGACAAAACGCCATTCAGGTGGGTTTAGTCAAGGGTCCTTTGGTTTTCAGACCAAAGCTGAACTTTGTTGTTATTACCGAACAAACACAAATGAACTGCTCTCCtctgaaaataaattatagagACTGTTATTGAAAAATCCATATCTGTAGATATAAAACTGAATAATGACAACACCATTCTAGCAATAACCTGCTGGGCACATTGTTTGCTACTTTTCTCTTTCCAAAGGTAAATACTGAATCTGTGTCTGTTATAGGAAAACATTCAAGACGACATATTCATAATGAAAAAATTATAAACACtctcagacacaaacacacacacacacacacacagcaaagaAGAAAATGTACACTCGTTATAACTTTTATTGACCAGGAGTGTTTCCAGAGCaggaaatattatttttacttcattttgaATCACAGTTTTTAACCACCAGCATCAGAGGTAAAAGGTGaacaaaatgtacaattgtttcatcatatatttaaactTCTAAGtagatataataaatacaaagtCTTGCTCTGTATTTAActgcttttattatttctccacattgtttttttcttcttttatgcgcaccattttgttttttgcacaGTTTTTTGTAATGCACTGTGGTGTCTCAATTTTGTTGATACTCCTCAAATGGTAAACAATCTCATGACCAAAAATATCCTTTaagatgatttaaaaaaattcttcaTCTATACCATCTATACATAGAGCTATACAGGCATCTAATGGTTAAAACATAGCATTGcacgtttttttcttctttttactcCCACCAGAACGCACGAAAATCATTTGAATTTAAAGAATCTGGATTTAAGAGACATTTTTTGTGACCGAAAATGTGTAAtatatttatgaataaaaaaataaaataagatttcCCGAATAAACAAGGTTCAGCTGACGGTAGGTTAACGCTGCTGTCTGGAACACCCCGCTAAAAAGTTCAAAAGAACGACTATATTGATATTCATACGTGAAATTGGTTTGGAAATCGTGATTGGTTAAGAATGACTTCCTTTCGTGAGTACCAGACTAGAGCTCCTCCCCCTGCCCGGCCTGTGTGCGGCTGCTACTGTCTGCAGTAGTTTTCTCTGCCACAGAACAAGGTTAGTGTTTAATAAGCTAATTTTCCACGGGTCGCCCTTTAGATAATCAAAACTGTTCAGAGAAACCAAAAACAGTCAGTCAGGGACTTATTAAATGTGAtatgtcttttttttactttgttaagTATCTAGACCACATTGAGCTTGACAGGAGGTAGCACGCTAGCTAACGTCAGTTCAGTAACGTTACATTATGATGGTCAACGTGTTTTTTTAGTATTAGGCATAAGTAACATTTTAGACCATGGAGATAATTTCGCACTAAAGGTACCCTGATTTAGGTCTATATCATCTATTTAaggtttgtattatttatttaagtagGCACAACTAACTAAAACCAGGTAAAATTGAATGTCAATAAATgcgttaataataataacgttACTTATCAGACGTGTGTATTTTGTTTCTGCATTGGTTGGATCACGACACGTTCAGCCGCGGTGACGCTTATATTGTCAGACAACAATGTGCTTGTTTTGCGAGTTTTTGGAAAAAGAGTAAACTTTTCAGCAGCTTTTGGatttttccttttcattttcttcaaagggatttaaaatgtttttcaataaaGAGCACTAAGCCATTAACTAACTATCAAAAAGACAAAGTAAATTATAAACTTTGATTAAATGAATGTAGTATTTAAAACTAGCAGTGggcaatttatatataaattatattatgatGCCATTACGATGCTCTATAGTCTATATCTCATCTGAGGCTCAGACTATTATAGTAACTAGTTTATAACTATATACTATAACTAATTTATTTGGTAAAACTGAAGTACATATTGATCACAGGAATGTACAGATGTCAGACAACCAGGAAGCACAAGAAGATGAACTGCTGGCTCTAGCAAGCATATATGATGAAGATGAATTTCGTAGGGCAGAATCAGGACGGGAGGGTGAGATCCATCTGTGTCTTGAGCTTCCTCCTGACTTCAAACTGATAGTGAAGGGTGAGATTACATCAGCGGATATTTAAACCTAGatctaatgttgtttttatgcaCTTATGTTTTGTGCACATTTTTACAGGGGAGAAAACCACAGAGCATGGTATATCATTTCTACCCCCCTGGGTTCTGAGTTTTGATCTACCTGTGGACTACCCTTCATCATCAGCTCCAGTCTTTACTTTAAGCTCCAAATGGCTCACAAGAGTCAAGGTGGGTTCTTCTTAGCATTCTgagctatttaaaataattcagtTTTGTAGTTCTCATATCTGTGATAATGGCAATAAGATAATTTCTTctcaattaattatttttcttGTGTCTGAAAAGATCACAGCACTTTGCAAGAGACTGGACCAGCTTTGGGAGGAGAACCTGGGAAATGTGGTTCTTTTCACCTGGATCCAGTTCCTAAAAGAAGAGACTCTGGAATACCTTGGCATCCATTCTCCACTTGAGATCCAAAGCATTGCTGGTCAGTCTCAGGGAGAATCTGGCCAGACGCAAGCAGCAGAAAAAAGTAAACCGCAAGAATTAGACCCAAGAGCTGTTCAAGAAGTCGATCCTCGCACAGACATGCTAAACCAGCTGCTGGATTTTGATGAAGCTCAAAAGCAGAAAGTGTTCGATGGAAAGGTCTTCTGTTGTGGGATCTGCTTCTCTGAGAAGCTTGGTTCCAGCTGTTTGCTCTTTAAAGAGTGTCAGCATGTCTACTGCAAGGCCTGCATGAAGGAATACTTTGAGATCCAGATCAGAGATGGTAAAGTGCAGTGCCTTGACTGTCCTGAGCCGGAGTGTACGTCCGTAGCCACACCGACACAGGTACTTctcatgacaacattttttttggtgTGAGTCATGAATGACTcttaaaggtgtcctgaactgggcttgtttattgtttttactgttttatgaggtctacttatcacgttcgcgtggtttttacattcgaaaacatcaaaatcaataagtaatagggtATTTtttacccgggttttgaggccgtctcatcaaacgctctgttttaatgggcgtgccgcattgaagacttggaagtaaatgcccactgctatgatgggaatagcagtttgcgtagtaaacttagttggagccttctgtgaatttggttagacacgtaacgtaacgttacacattatcaggaaacatcaagcgatctctaacaaagcaatagtgatgcatagtacaaatatgttttactcgtataagattgctgcgccattcctgtcggatccaatattgactgcacagcactgctttttaattttagtctctccgcaaattcagcgccttgttcacaaaggaatccatggtgaaatgacgcaaacaaatgctcaatgtttcacccacgtgagcaggaac
The Triplophysa rosa linkage group LG19, Trosa_1v2, whole genome shotgun sequence genome window above contains:
- the LOC130570372 gene encoding E3 ubiquitin-protein ligase RNF14-like isoform X1; translation: MSDNQEAQEDELLALASIYDEDEFRRAESGREGEIHLCLELPPDFKLIVKGEKTTEHGISFLPPWVLSFDLPVDYPSSSAPVFTLSSKWLTRVKITALCKRLDQLWEENLGNVVLFTWIQFLKEETLEYLGIHSPLEIQSIAGQSQGESGQTQAAEKSKPQELDPRAVQEVDPRTDMLNQLLDFDEAQKQKVFDGKVFCCGICFSEKLGSSCLLFKECQHVYCKACMKEYFEIQIRDGKVQCLDCPEPECTSVATPTQVKLLVGEEEFARYDRLLLQSSLDQMADVVYCPRTSCCTPVMLEPESTMGICPSCQYAFCTLCKRSYHGLSHCLATADELRGLRDEYLSASDEGKKFLEKRFGKRVIQRAVEESFSTDWLKDNCKQCPCCGTHVQKIHGCNKMTCSSCQGRFCWICLVSLSKVNPYSHFNNPNTPCFNQLFQGLEMEEGEAGVWSDEDE
- the LOC130570372 gene encoding E3 ubiquitin-protein ligase RNF14-like isoform X2 gives rise to the protein MSDNQEAQEDELLALASIYDEDEFRRAESGREGEIHLCLELPPDFKLIVKGEKTTEHGISFLPPWVLSFDLPVDYPSSSAPVFTLSSKWLTRVKITALCKRLDQLWEENLGNVVLFTWIQFLKEETLEYLGIHSPLEIQSIAGQSQGESGQTQAAEKSKPQELDPRAVQEVDPRTDMLNQLLDFDEAQKQKVFDGKVFCCGICFSEKLGSSCLLFKECQHVYCKACMKEYFEIQIRDGKVQCLDCPEPECTSVATPTQVKLLVGEEEFARYDRLLLQSSLDQMADVVYCPRTSCCTPVMLEPESTMGICPSCQYAFCTLCKRSYHGLSHCLATAGKMSFVVCGTNTFLQVTRGRSFLRSVLENVSFREQWRSPLAQIG